Proteins from one Bactrocera neohumeralis isolate Rockhampton chromosome 3, APGP_CSIRO_Bneo_wtdbg2-racon-allhic-juicebox.fasta_v2, whole genome shotgun sequence genomic window:
- the LOC126753460 gene encoding protein dimmed — MGSNHISDILVSHEYMTMEQQHQMHQHQINPNMNPENPRSPIDLQEGSSRPVRRASQRTTQLSNNNYEMEMTDSSSQSDDTSGGGGSSNGGSARPSSRARNSLTGTTQSRRRKGVLNAKERNLRRLESNERERMRMHSLNDAFQSLREVIPHVEMERRLSKIETLTLAKNYIINLTHIILSKRNEESSLDLNGVILNGATTDLTGNGGIGGVGDVGLGVGVGVGILNLNAGGGGNSSGPGPGPGPGPCYDDVLTNGTNSYDCALAAADVVNQQPRLTTATTTIQIQNQSLSHMQPQLSQHLMQANHNQLMLQQPTTTTLLLNNGFDASDNNNSYDEPFREFI; from the exons ATGGGTTCGAATCATATTTCGGATATACTAGTCTCGCATGAATATATGACTATggaacaacaacaccaaatgcATCAACATCAAATCAACCCTAACATGAATCCTGAGAATCCAAGATCACCTATTGATTTACAGGAGGGATCATCACGACCAGTACGACGAGCCAGCCAGAGGACTACACAG TTAAGCAATAATAATTATGAGATGGAAATGACAGATTCAAGTTCACAGAGCGACGATAcaagcggcggcggcggcagcagcaacgGTGGTAGTGCACGCCCATCCAGCCGCGCTAGGAATTCCTTAACGGGCACCACACAAAGCCGGCGCAGGAAAGGCGTTCTCAATGCAAAGGAGCGTAATCTGCGGCGATTGGAGTCAAATGAGCGCGAACGCATGAGAATGCACAGCTTAAATGACGCTTTTCAG TCGTTGCGTGAAGTTATTCCACATGTGGAAATGGAGCGTCGCCTATCTAAAATTGAGACTTTAACTCTAGCGAAAAACTACATAATAAATTTAACGCATATAATTCTCTCGAAACGCAATGAAGAGTCGTCGTTGGATTTGAATGGTGTAATATTGAATGGCGCCACTACCGATCTAACCGGCAATGGCGGTATTGGCGGAGTTGGTGATGTTGGACTCGGCGTTGGTGTTGGCGTTGGCATTTTAAATCTAAATGCTGGCGGTGGCGGCAATAGCTCTGGGCCTGGCCCTGGACCTGGGCCTGGGCCCTGTTATGATGACGTTCTAACAAATGGCACAAATTCGTACGATTGCGCCTTGGCTGCGGCAGATGTGGTGAATCAGCAACCTCGTCTAACCACCGCCACCACAACCATACAAATACAGAATCAAAGTCTCAGCCATATGCAGCCACAATTGTCGCAACATCTAATGCAAGCGAATCACAATCAATTGATGTTACAACAACCGACAACAACTACATTATTACTCAACAATGGTTTTGATGCGAGTGATAACAATAATAGTTATGATGAACCTTTTCgagaatttatataa